The following are from one region of the Nitrospirota bacterium genome:
- the mreC gene encoding rod shape-determining protein MreC — MSIFRFSRSDRFIKRIILAVSLIMVLAIAVTLDLSKSPPSKIQNPVLFLGYWAEASIHSLVGGMTHIWANYIDIVQTREKYAQLQKDFDVLKGENNYLKETQFENERLRKLLEIPLPPPLKLTVAEVILREPSNWYKSLTINKGSQDGLEPGMGVMTSAGVVGRILKVGSKNSIVQLITDRNSAVAALISRTRDQGILEGTLRGLTRVKYLSVDLKLTVGDQVETSGLTPTFPKGILIGSVIKVDQKSESEGKKTTELMTGDPFLSVEVVPAVNFSRLEEVMVIRSSPAADAELVGIQKK; from the coding sequence ATGAGCATTTTTCGCTTTTCACGCAGCGACCGATTTATCAAAAGAATCATCCTTGCCGTTTCACTGATCATGGTCCTGGCTATTGCCGTGACCCTTGATTTGTCGAAGTCGCCTCCTTCCAAAATCCAGAATCCGGTACTTTTCCTCGGCTATTGGGCTGAAGCCTCGATTCATTCCTTGGTTGGAGGTATGACTCATATCTGGGCGAACTATATTGATATCGTTCAGACCCGCGAAAAATACGCTCAACTCCAGAAAGATTTCGATGTCCTCAAAGGGGAAAATAATTATTTAAAGGAAACTCAATTCGAAAACGAACGATTAAGAAAACTCCTGGAAATTCCCCTTCCTCCTCCTCTTAAACTGACCGTGGCAGAGGTCATTTTAAGAGAACCGTCAAACTGGTATAAATCACTCACAATCAATAAGGGAAGTCAAGACGGCTTAGAGCCGGGCATGGGTGTCATGACTTCGGCAGGAGTCGTAGGTCGAATTCTTAAAGTCGGATCTAAAAATTCAATTGTTCAGCTCATTACGGATCGCAATAGCGCGGTCGCCGCTTTGATCAGCAGAACGCGGGACCAAGGAATTCTGGAAGGGACCTTGAGAGGCCTGACGCGGGTTAAGTATTTGTCCGTAGACTTAAAGCTTACTGTCGGAGATCAGGTCGAAACGTCAGGTTTAACACCCACCTTTCCCAAAGGAATTTTAATCGGATCGGTTATCAAAGTGGATCAAAAATCCGAATCTGAGGGTAAAAAGACCACAGAGCTGATGACCGGTGACCCTTTCCTGTCAGTCGAGGTTGTTCCGGCGGTCAATTTCTCTCGACTCGAAGAAGTGATGGTTATCCGTTCGTCTCCGGCGGCGGATGCGGAATTGGTCGGAATCCAAAAAAAATGA
- the mrdA gene encoding penicillin-binding protein 2: MKRMDLRDYSSLPQENLRKIQRRIVFLLIVIGIGFCGILVRSWTLQINEGSFYQEQSENNRIREVFIQPRRGRIYDRNGNILVNNVPGFTLYLIPEDVKDHDYVIHKVSEVLGFPNEEIVKKIDQRQSSPYLPVKIRDGLTLKEVALFEEDQLNLAGLKIEVEYQRNYVFGRTASHVLGYVSEINEKQMESSVYDNLPPGTLIGQYGIEKRYDQYLRGEPGEKGIEVDALGHEIKILNVREPEGSKDLYLTIDLATQQAAEQGLGEEAGAIVAMEPETGDILAMTSHPAFDPQALSERISQKEWDLLLKDPFKPLNNRAIQGTYPPGSVFKILMSIAALEANKLDPQQGVSCQGALPFGKRVFRDWKRGGHGIVDLHRSLVESCDVYFYKLGEELGIDLIADEAHRFGLGHATGIDLPSEKEGIIPSTEWKLKTRNEQWFPGETLSVSIGQGYVNFTPLQAAYMMSQVANGGYRYKPRLLKETYDRQNERKETFPPVLLESHEISSRTLKIVREALRGVVHEPHGTAGGAKSEFFETAGKTGTAQVIAAKAGVGGNLNSKTLPKLLQDHAWFVAYAPYDHPKIVVAVLVEHGGHGGSTAAPLAKKVFEAYLNKPKEGGEQTLKKS, from the coding sequence ATGAAAAGGATGGATTTGAGAGATTATTCTTCTCTTCCCCAGGAAAATCTTAGAAAGATTCAGCGCCGGATCGTTTTTTTACTGATCGTTATCGGAATCGGTTTTTGCGGAATTCTTGTTCGATCCTGGACGCTTCAGATTAACGAAGGGAGCTTCTATCAGGAGCAATCTGAAAACAATCGGATAAGAGAAGTATTTATACAGCCCCGGAGGGGCCGTATTTACGATCGAAATGGCAATATTCTTGTCAATAATGTCCCCGGGTTTACACTTTACCTGATACCGGAAGATGTGAAGGATCATGACTATGTCATTCATAAAGTGAGCGAAGTTCTGGGATTTCCGAATGAAGAAATCGTGAAAAAAATCGACCAGCGGCAGTCGTCGCCTTACCTCCCGGTTAAGATTAGAGATGGGCTGACGTTAAAGGAAGTAGCGCTCTTCGAGGAAGACCAGTTGAATCTGGCCGGACTAAAGATAGAGGTGGAATATCAGCGCAATTATGTATTTGGAAGGACGGCTTCCCATGTGCTCGGGTATGTCAGTGAGATAAATGAAAAACAGATGGAGTCGTCCGTTTATGACAATCTTCCGCCGGGGACGTTAATCGGACAGTATGGAATTGAAAAAAGATATGACCAGTATCTTCGGGGTGAGCCAGGCGAGAAAGGGATAGAAGTGGATGCCCTGGGTCATGAAATCAAGATCTTGAATGTTCGAGAACCTGAAGGAAGCAAAGATCTTTATTTAACGATTGATCTTGCAACGCAGCAGGCGGCTGAACAGGGTCTTGGCGAGGAGGCAGGGGCAATTGTCGCGATGGAACCCGAAACGGGTGACATTCTGGCCATGACCAGTCACCCGGCATTTGACCCCCAGGCCCTTTCTGAAAGAATTAGTCAGAAGGAGTGGGACCTTCTCCTGAAAGATCCGTTCAAACCCCTAAATAATCGGGCTATTCAGGGAACATATCCTCCGGGATCAGTTTTTAAAATCCTGATGTCCATTGCCGCCTTGGAGGCCAATAAGCTGGACCCCCAACAGGGAGTGAGCTGCCAGGGAGCGCTTCCTTTCGGAAAGCGGGTTTTCAGAGACTGGAAAAGAGGGGGACATGGTATCGTGGACCTTCACCGCTCACTTGTTGAATCGTGTGATGTTTATTTTTATAAATTGGGAGAAGAACTTGGGATCGATCTGATTGCGGACGAGGCGCATCGCTTCGGACTCGGACATGCAACCGGAATTGACCTTCCCTCTGAAAAAGAAGGGATTATTCCTTCTACGGAGTGGAAACTGAAAACAAGAAATGAGCAGTGGTTCCCGGGTGAAACTCTATCCGTGTCCATTGGGCAGGGATACGTAAATTTCACCCCACTTCAGGCCGCTTATATGATGAGTCAGGTTGCAAACGGCGGATATCGATATAAGCCGAGGCTCCTGAAAGAGACCTACGACCGGCAGAATGAAAGAAAGGAAACTTTTCCTCCGGTTTTGCTCGAATCTCATGAAATTTCTTCCAGAACGTTGAAAATCGTGCGGGAAGCATTGCGGGGCGTCGTTCATGAACCCCATGGAACTGCCGGCGGCGCCAAGTCGGAGTTTTTTGAAACTGCGGGGAAAACCGGAACTGCACAGGTCATTGCGGCAAAGGCCGGAGTCGGAGGGAATCTCAATTCAAAAACGCTTCCAAAGCTGTTACAAGATCATGCCTGGTTTGTCGCCTATGCTCCCTATGATCATCCGAAAATTGTTGTTGCCGTGTTGGTAGAACATGGGGGACACGGCGGATCCACAGCGGCTCCCCTGGCAAAGAAAGTATTTGAAGCTTATTTAAACAAACCCAAGGAAGGAGGGGAGCAAACGTTAAAAAAAAGCTAA
- the rodA gene encoding rod shape-determining protein RodA — MFDRRLITKFDWKFLLIVFGILFLSVLSLYSVSLHKEQVKSALYLKQIYWIIIAFGAFFIAMVIDYHTISRFAYLIYGVMVLLLLLVMLFGRVGLGAQRWLSLGPFSFQPSEFAKLGILLVLAKYFSENAQGSGFRMSQLAFPLVLLGIPFMLVLKQPDLGTGLSLSFIFISMLFLVGFRSKSLIFVGLIFLMFLPFLWNFFWHHLKSYQKERLLTFLNPTNDPSGTGYHIIQSKIAIGSGGLFGKGLLGGTQSQLKFLPEGHTDFIFAVFAEEWGFIGILILLVLFGLLLLWGVDVAFKAKDALGTFLAVGVIGMIGFNVMINISMTLGMMPVVGVPLPLMSYGGTAMVTTMAALGILMNVKIRRFMLFY; from the coding sequence ATGTTTGATCGCCGACTGATAACAAAATTCGACTGGAAATTTCTCCTGATCGTTTTTGGCATACTTTTTCTGAGTGTCTTGTCACTTTATAGCGTATCGCTTCATAAAGAACAGGTGAAATCAGCCCTTTATTTAAAACAGATCTATTGGATAATTATCGCATTCGGGGCATTTTTTATTGCCATGGTGATTGACTACCACACCATTTCCAGATTTGCGTATCTGATCTACGGTGTGATGGTGCTACTGCTCCTTCTGGTTATGTTATTTGGGAGAGTCGGACTGGGTGCGCAACGATGGCTTTCCTTGGGTCCATTTTCTTTTCAGCCGTCTGAGTTTGCAAAATTGGGCATATTGCTTGTTCTGGCGAAATATTTTTCTGAAAATGCCCAGGGAAGCGGATTTAGAATGAGTCAACTCGCGTTCCCGCTCGTCTTGCTTGGCATCCCCTTCATGCTGGTTCTTAAACAACCTGACCTGGGGACCGGGCTCTCACTGTCTTTTATTTTTATTTCGATGTTGTTTCTGGTGGGTTTTAGATCCAAATCATTAATATTTGTTGGATTAATTTTTTTGATGTTCCTTCCGTTTCTCTGGAATTTTTTCTGGCATCACCTAAAGTCCTACCAAAAGGAGCGACTCCTGACTTTTTTAAATCCGACAAATGATCCGTCCGGGACCGGATACCATATTATACAATCCAAAATTGCGATCGGTTCAGGAGGACTTTTCGGAAAAGGATTATTGGGTGGGACACAGAGCCAACTTAAGTTTCTTCCCGAAGGCCATACCGATTTCATATTTGCAGTTTTTGCCGAAGAATGGGGATTCATCGGTATTCTGATATTGCTGGTTTTGTTTGGACTTCTTCTTCTCTGGGGTGTTGACGTTGCATTTAAGGCCAAAGATGCTTTGGGAACATTCCTTGCAGTTGGTGTGATTGGAATGATCGGGTTTAATGTCATGATCAATATAAGTATGACGCTTGGGATGATGCCGGTCGTTGGCGTGCCTCTTCCGCTCATGAGTTATGGAGGAACGGCCATGGTCACTACGATGGCGGCTCTCGGCATTTTGATGAATGTGAAGATTCGAAGATTTATGCTCTTTTATTAA
- the mreD gene encoding rod shape-determining protein MreD, translated as MKGLLFFTLITMLIPLQGMIGDYISIGNIKPDLGFLAIYFTGLLYGNVRGALMGIGVGFIADILSGGTTFVQMESGLIIGFFAGLIRQALLNLRWFFNLLILFFFSLFYSMLVFSFLDLTSREVLMHYPWKELIIPKGVLDAFLGSLLFWILVKRFKIKEFLDEKDGFERLFFSSPGKS; from the coding sequence ATGAAAGGTCTCTTGTTTTTTACTCTCATTACGATGTTGATACCTCTCCAGGGCATGATAGGGGACTACATTTCAATTGGTAATATAAAACCGGATTTGGGATTTCTTGCTATCTATTTCACAGGCCTTTTATACGGAAATGTCCGGGGGGCTTTGATGGGCATCGGCGTAGGGTTCATTGCTGATATCTTGTCGGGAGGGACAACCTTTGTTCAAATGGAAAGTGGATTGATCATTGGTTTTTTTGCCGGATTGATTCGCCAGGCATTATTAAATCTGAGATGGTTTTTCAATCTCCTTATTTTGTTTTTCTTTTCCCTTTTTTACAGCATGTTGGTTTTTTCATTTCTGGACCTCACTTCGAGAGAAGTGTTGATGCACTATCCCTGGAAGGAACTCATCATTCCCAAGGGAGTACTTGATGCATTCCTGGGATCGCTCTTGTTCTGGATTTTAGTGAAACGATTTAAAATTAAAGAATTTTTGGATGAAAAGGATGGATTTGAGAGATTATTCTTCTCTTCCCCAGGAAAATCTTAG